The following coding sequences lie in one Apium graveolens cultivar Ventura chromosome 3, ASM990537v1, whole genome shotgun sequence genomic window:
- the LOC141714008 gene encoding uncharacterized protein LOC141714008: MSVATTSATVPTEVLALPSPSESVPQASARTFNLKMKDTVQNLDVIAGKLSINNVEAKVLTNSGATRSFISESFAGRINCDKKDMNEVMSIVISNQEKVPVIQFCPECEIDISGHKFPVDLILFKLGEFNIILGMDWLRKNSAQIDCSLKEFI; this comes from the coding sequence ATGAGTGTAGCTACGACCAGTGCAACTGTACCGACTGAGGTATTGGCTTTACCTTCACCGTCTGAATCAGTTCCGCAAGCATCAGCACGGACTTttaatttgaaaatgaaggacaCTGTTCAGAACTTAGATGTGATCGCAGGTAAGCTCTCTATAAACAATgttgaagctaaagtattgaCTAATTCAGGAGCTACAAGATCTTTTATATCCGAATCTTTTGCTGGTAGAATAAATTGTGATAAGAAGGATATGAATGAGGTAATGAGTATAGTAATTTCTAATCAAGAAAAGGTACCTGTAATTCAGTTTTGTCCAgagtgtgagattgatatctccGGGCATAAGTTTCCAGTCGATTTGATCCTCTTCAAGCTAGGAGAGTTtaatataatcttaggaatggattggttaagAAAGAATAGTGCTCAAATAGATTGTAGTCTAAAAGAGTTTATTTAA